The sequence CTCTATGTGAACTCAAGATCTTGAAATCTCATCCTGCTCGCTATCGCGCCAGGGCGATTGCCTTTGTGAGTAGGTCAATCAAAGTCTGCTGACATTCTCATGTAGACACAATTCCTCAACAAGTCAATAAGAAAAATATTAACTTGTGCAATGCAGTAACAAATGAAGATACATCATCTACATGCGCTGAAACTCGCAATCTTTGTAGAGATCCTAAATCAAATATTCAAGAAATTTGAACgagtttaaatttaaaattattggattcatatttttggtgtgtaattttttttttcatctttatttaatatattatattactatttttttttgaagttttaTGTTTCTTCAATAATGAACtgtatattttcaaaatttcaacaTTAATTCCCTTCCCCAAAATAGAAATttcttcttaaaaaaaaaatttcttcactCCTCCCCGTCCACTCTCAACCTACGTACGTACGTACGTATGTGCcaccaatttatttatttatcgaaTTATAAATACGCATATCtcctatatacataataaaactaaaataatttttcacctAAAGTAAAAAAATGCAAAAGCATATATTACCACCTCTATATTCATTCCTAGCTCTATAAATATTCTCTTTCTCACATTGCCAAATCCCTCAAGATACACACCAAATCCAAATGGATTCGACTCTGAATCTCCATCCCTCATCAAGCCACAAAGCAAACAGAGAGAAGAAAGGGGTTGTGTTATTTGACACATCCATTATagaaaaacaagaaaacttccCCACACAATTCCTATGGCCACATGAGGACTTGGCCTATGTTTCACAAGATGAGCTCAATGAACAGCCAATAGATTTGAAGGGCTTCTTCGATGGTGATTTAGAGGCAATAAATCTTGCTGCAAAACAAATGAGGGTTGCTTGTTTAAACCATGGCTTCTTTCAAGTCATCAATCACGGTGTAGGTGCAAGTGCAATCCGCACCGCTTACGAGCATATGGACGCCTTCTTCAAGCTCCCTTTGAGCAAGAAGCTTGCTCTCAAGAGAAAACCAGGCGATCTTTGCGGGTATTCGGGTGCCCACGCCGATCGGTTTTCGTCGAAGCTGCCGTGGAAGGAGACGTTCTCCTTTACTTATGAACATGAACATGATCAAGGAGTACTTGATGTGGTTGACTACATCAAATCTGTCATGGGGGAAGAATTCGAAGAAGCCGGGTGAGATTCAATTTTCATCACACACAtgaacatatataaatatgtacgCATaccttaaaaatatatatacaactTTTTCATAGTGCCTAAATTCTTAGAGTggttctatttattttttttccccttTATTTAGGCTTGTTTATCAAGAGTACTGTGAAGCAATGAAAAACTTGTCCCTCATCATATTCGAACTCTTGGCAATTAGCTTGGGAGTCGATCGGCTCCATTTTCGTCGGTTTTTCGAAGACGGTGTCTCGATAATGAGAGGAAACAACTACCCACCTTGCAAGAAAGCTGGCCTCACTTTTGGCACCGGACCTCATTTTGATCCCAATTCCTTAACCATACTTCACCAAGATCAAGTCGGAGGGCTCGAAATCTACTCGGACAACAAATGGCGAGCCATTCGCCCTCGCCCCGATGCCTTTGTTGTTAACATTGGTGACACATTTGTGGTAagcacatacacacacacacatatacatacatacacatacatacatacatgtatgtatgtatatatgtatcatATGTGAGATGTCATGTGTGGCTGTATTTGGTGTTTGTGTATGCTTGCATGAGTACTAGTGAAGAAATGATAGGCTTTCATTCACCTCTTTTGGAGAAACAAGATACTTTTGCATGCATTAAATGTGGTAACTTATATTAGTGTAATGAGTACGATAGGAAAAACAAAGATACGACAAGTGGTCCGTCACATTTGTGAGTACAATGAGAAATGTTTAATCGAGGACGTGATATCCAACAGAAGTTACATACAGATGAATATATTACATGTGTACTTTTTTTTCTATAATATCGTAAATTTTATTAcacaaatatacatatacatacaaaTTAGCTTTTAGTGACATCACTTATCAGTTGTTTCAACCACCATTCCCAAGTGCTAAAACGGTGGCCAGTTTATCATAAATCAGTCAGTTTTTTTGTCTTTTTGCCTGTTTGAAAAGTCTTGtgcaatacatatatatatatatatgtaaagcCCATTTAGCAGGAGAAACATATATAAATGGCTTTTCTTGAATTCGTAGGAAAAATCTGAAAAGATAATAAAAGATTGGTTTCTTGAAAAGATATAAAGGGTTCTCGAAACTTATGCTGAAATTATTGGTCTAGAAACAAAATGAAAAGATATAAAGTCCATAATTGGCTACTTTATAGAATATAAAGTGCAAATTAATCTGATGATCAGTACAAGGAATAATTAAAatggacatatatatatatatgcaggCTTTATCGAATGGGAGATACAAAAGTTGCCTCCACAGGGCAGTGGTGAACAAGGATAAAACAAGAAGATCGCTTGTATTCTTTGTGAACCCTAAAGAGGACAAAAAGGTGAGGCCCCCGAAGGATCTCATGCGCAGAGAAGAGACAAGCAAGTACCCAGACTTCACATGGTCGGATTTGAGAGACTTCACTCAAAACCACTACCGGGCAGACACTGCTACGCTACAAAACTTTGTCCAATGGCTTCATCTCCACAAACCCACAAAACAAACACAaccttaaatatatatatattgcgaGTTTTCTTTTCGGGGAAAATTATGGTTTTCGGTCCTGCGACTtggatgttttttttaaaaaaaaattttggtcaTGTTATCGGTCAACTTACAGTTTCAGTTTACtaccttgaattttttttcgattCTAGGCTGCTTTCATCGGAGTGCGGGCATGACATATTCAATCATGCGAGCTCTCGGGTgaaaaatgattgaaattgaaaaaaattgcAAGTTAATGGACTAAGGTTGTTGATTGATCGATAACAGGACAAAAAATGAAGAACATGCAAGTTACAAGGCAAAAAATATGGTTTCccatttctttcttttttttcttttttttccttttttttgggTGGTTGTTTATCTTTGGATGCTTTAATTTTTCATCATGGGGTTGGCTTGTCTTTTAGTTCGATAGAATATGGGCGAGTGTGGGGGAGTTTCTTCATGAGAGGGTTTTATCCTCTTTTTGTCTTTCTTTTGGATGGAATGGTGTACTATTGTTTTCAAGCacgcatgtatgcaagtgagtGACACGTTAATTAATTGTATTTGCATTTATTGTGTGTTTTTGGCTTAGATTTTGATGTTTGTTGTTTTAGTTGGATTTTGATTATTAATGTTGtcttaattaaatatatgaGACCACCCCTTGAAATTAATGttcaatttgaataaaaatattagGTCGATGGAGTTTATATTATTCTttatattttctcatatttggTTGGAGATTGGGACTTTGCATTCAAGTATTGAATTGTCTTTGTCTTCTCATGTGGTCACTTAGTGTAGCATGAAATTTTCCGATCACCTATATATATTTAACGTACAGATTAAAGTACGTACTCGATCTATTGTTGATCTATGAGCCTAATCGAATCATTGTTATTATTTCCTTGGTCTTGAGGAGAAAGAACAAATTGTGTCGTTGTACAATACTAAGCATAAAATGCATTGTTTTCAAGGTACATTTATGTGTTAACAATACGAATAAATGTGTTGTTCTAAGGGTATATATCATAATGATTCACGACTACGTGATTACGTATCAATGCGTATATATAACAAGAGTCTACCAAAGTAATTTAGACTAATTTATAATAATGTTGTGTGTATTTTGTGAGTTGATTACGTAAGTATTCTTGTTTTCTCAAAATTGATATGGAGCGAATGAGAGATTAAATGTTAAAAATTACTCTTTAGAAtttattgaaaatatatatatatatatatatatggggaaTATGTGAGCTATCGCATATGGGAAAAGCCAGTCAAGTAGTGTCAACTAATAAGACGCAAATGAAATGCAAACATCATGTTTAGGCAACTTCTGAGGGATTAAAACTTATTTATGTAGTGTTTGTGAGAGTTTTTATGAAGCACTTATCACCTTTTCCTTCGCAAAAAAAGGAAAAACTTATTTAGTGTTTTGTAGAGtttctaggaagcacttctcagcttttccttaataaaattttcaaaagtttcaaaattttgttaagaaaacgtgagaagtgcttcttagaagctctcccaaacacatCAGTTGGAAAAATTGATAAGTGTTttcctagaagctctctcaaacactacctaaataagTTTTTCCTCCGAAGTTGCCTAAAGTACATGATATCGTTTGTTTTTCATGAAGAAAAAGCTGATAAGTGCTTTCTAGAAGTtctttcaaacactaccttagtatTTCATCTAGCCAAAATGTACCAAGATATTGACCATGAATGATGCATGTTGGCTCCCTTCATTGATCAAAACAGTTCATAACCTTTTCATTTTATATAAACAGAACCCATACTTTATTACCAAGGAAATCAAAGTCCTTGCTTCTCCGATCCTCATTCTACTTCAAAGTCGTCAGTCGACAGTCGTTGTATATTAGGAAACGTACTATTGAAATCAATAAAACAACAGTGTTTTTTGCAGTTAGTAGTGTACCTATCGTACCAACCGTAAAACGAAATTCGTCGAGTTACTGGACCAAAAATGTTAATTATATAGTTGTTCTCGTGAAATACCTGAATGAGTACATGTATAACTTTATTTCTTCATGAGCTATGTTATTGTTCTCGGGGAGTGTAGGCGGGAGGCATTATGATGTACTACGTGAATTTTTCTGTTAGCCATCTCAAGAAATTATGAAATTAcggaaaatattaaaatgtgtatagataataataaatgacattgtcccattcaaaaatatgattaTCTTATTTTAATTGTCACCATATAATCCTTTATTAATTTGAAAACTTATCATCATATTGATTATCCAAATGTTATTTTATAATAGGATATCACAATAATTATATGAATAATAtagtttttattttgaaattttagtttagcttactataattttttttaaagataatgTACTATAATATTATCTATCTTATAAAAAGTGAAAAAACAAAAGaggataattaattaaataaaaatattagaactaattttgaataattataaatttgaaCCAACAAACCAATTTCGCTTTCCTCCTTTACCATGTGTTAAACATCATTATAATATAACAGAATTCTTTTTTATGCACGATGTCTTGAATTTATAAAAATCTCCCATTCAAGCATATATTACTATCACATAGTGAGAATCAAACGACAACCTCCATCAATTGGTACAAATTACTTTTATATCGTCTCTGTGAAATTGATTGCATAACAAATTCAATAATTAGATCATTTTAGAACATAAATCTTATGTTTTAATTAGAAACAATCCAAGTTCTCACAAATATTgcatttatatcaaaatattaatttttaaggaGAAAGTACATTTTCTATCATATAACTTGCAcgtttttcattttttgtcATGCTATCAGTCAAttcaatgtatttttttttactaaattacattttttttcattcttAATTTTCAGCAATGTCCAATCTCATGTCAGCCATTTTCGATTTCACATCATTATTTTTCTACTAACAacgatttgattaaaaaaaggTACTAAATTGAAGCAAACATGCAAATTAGTGGGCTATAACTATTAATTAACCACCAttaaacatgaaaaaaaaaatgaaaatatgtaAGCTATATATACGACGGAAAATGTAATTTTTCCAATATTgtataagaaaaatatattaattttaaaagataACTGTTATTGAAAGGTTTcacaaaataaatttgttaTTGTAAGACAATTTAAGTCTCCATCATAGGACTCTTGTATAAAGCTAAAAGAGGATGGTGATTAAAGCGACTTGATCAGAAAAGGTTGTGAAACCTTGGGGGAAAGAGTACTCATAACAAATATAAGGTCCACAATTTTAACTATACAAAAATATCAACTGAAAAAATGGTTAGATTTCTTGTCACTTTGAATGTGACAACAAAAGTTGTAGCAAATCatgtctctctctctctttttcttttttgttttttaaatgtAGCAAATCATGTCTTGGTACTATATGATCCTACATATTATTACAAAGACAAGATAAGATGCCATGTAATTTATATCCAACTTCTCATCTTTattaaaatccataaatttagTTTATATTAATTACAtgagaaaattgttttttatctAATACGCTTCTCTCTTCCTGATTTTAGTCTTCTATAATATcatctattatttatttttttttttaaaaaaaaattagtcctTTCCGACTTGGTGGTGGCATGAAAACCCTTGCCGATAGAGGTTTTATTCTATGTTGCCCCTCCAagggatcggagcatccgaaggtcaattttttatttttattttttatattttagatGTACACGTGAACTTCTCAAATGCAAAAAAATATGGTCACTTGGATATCCACATGCAGGGGAGCATCCAAGTAGCCCCCATAGAGTAAACATACTCAAAATTTTCCGGCAACATTATAATCAATCTCAAGTACTATCGATGTGGGAAGCCGATCggacttaggtagtgtttgagataaCTTTAAAGAAGTACTTTTCAGCttttccttaacaaaattttcaaaattttcaaaattttgttaaagaaaAGCTGATAAGTGCTTCCTAGAAGATCTCTCCAACAATACCTTGATGTAATTCTTGAAAATTGATTTAAGAAGCTTTGAATATGCTATATCCTATATTTTCCTGGACTGAGACCTTAGCTTGGATCCCCTAAATATAAACCCCGGCGATCCAAGGGCTCCGGCCACGTCGAGACTATTAGCTCTAGTGTGGCATGACTACTTTCGCTCGTCAACTATTTTTTTGTTCATATTGTTGGGGGCAAATTGTTCTGGTCTATCTTCTTTGCCATCTCCTAAAAAGGTGATGgaattttgattgttttggttACCGACAAGAATTCAGGATAAGAAACTTATAAAACAGACACATCCCAAATGTTTTTGGTCTCAAATAATAAGTTCAAAATAGTTCTGCACTAAAAGATGGAGATGAAAAAGATATGATTATCTTGTTCCATTTCCTACAAGTTTTTTAATGATGAACTAAAAGTCATAAGACGATTCCGAAATCTGGTTCGACATGGTATTGATTTCATGAAGTCGCAGCATACAAGTTCCATATACAGAGCATGCCAACATGAAGTGTAGTAGACACAAGCAAAGGTAATAAATCCCTAAAGTGGTGACTAGCTGAGGCAATTAATAAATATCTTCCCACaaaaaagactaaaaaaaaaaaagaagcagAGGGGGACAAACAAATTCAGACTACAAAATCCTAACCCTGCTCTGCAGACAAAATATGACAATATCTCcttaaaatataaaacaaaatcCCAGCTTACATTTGATGCCAACACAAAGAATACAGACATCTAGGAAACAAAGAAACCATATGCTTAGGTTGACAAATTTGCAGACACATTATAATTTCAGGGACACTCATCGTTTCTTTATTTTATCTTGCCACATTTT comes from Henckelia pumila isolate YLH828 chromosome 4, ASM3356847v2, whole genome shotgun sequence and encodes:
- the LOC140860821 gene encoding gibberellin 20 oxidase 2-like; amino-acid sequence: MDSTLNLHPSSSHKANREKKGVVLFDTSIIEKQENFPTQFLWPHEDLAYVSQDELNEQPIDLKGFFDGDLEAINLAAKQMRVACLNHGFFQVINHGVGASAIRTAYEHMDAFFKLPLSKKLALKRKPGDLCGYSGAHADRFSSKLPWKETFSFTYEHEHDQGVLDVVDYIKSVMGEEFEEAGLVYQEYCEAMKNLSLIIFELLAISLGVDRLHFRRFFEDGVSIMRGNNYPPCKKAGLTFGTGPHFDPNSLTILHQDQVGGLEIYSDNKWRAIRPRPDAFVVNIGDTFVALSNGRYKSCLHRAVVNKDKTRRSLVFFVNPKEDKKVRPPKDLMRREETSKYPDFTWSDLRDFTQNHYRADTATLQNFVQWLHLHKPTKQTQP